A region from the Alphaproteobacteria bacterium genome encodes:
- a CDS encoding MBL fold metallo-hydrolase, giving the protein MKITILGCGGSMGVPIIGNHWGQCDPTDPKNYRTRASIIVEKEGQRLLIDSSPDLRTQLLRENIGTFDAVLYTHAHADHIHGLNDLRAICRNRSQPLDIYADPKALKEIMESFAYAFTPNFIEGMFFKPVLIPHEIIGNFSHGIFDIIPIDQDHGYTSSLGFRIDDFAYSTDVMRLDEEALKQLEGIKIWVVDCIRMSEHPTHASLDVALSWIERIKPEHAYLTHMSEELDYNALSQILPKNVAPCYDGLVVFL; this is encoded by the coding sequence ATGAAGATTACTATTTTAGGCTGCGGTGGATCGATGGGCGTGCCCATTATTGGCAATCATTGGGGGCAATGTGATCCCACTGATCCTAAAAACTATCGAACGCGTGCTTCTATTATTGTTGAAAAAGAGGGGCAGCGGCTTTTAATTGATTCCTCGCCTGATTTGCGCACACAATTATTGCGTGAAAATATAGGCACTTTTGATGCGGTTTTATATACACATGCCCACGCTGACCATATTCATGGACTCAATGATTTACGTGCTATTTGCAGGAACAGATCACAACCTTTAGATATTTATGCTGACCCAAAAGCGCTGAAAGAAATTATGGAGTCATTCGCATATGCTTTTACGCCTAATTTTATTGAAGGAATGTTTTTTAAGCCTGTACTTATCCCGCATGAAATAATTGGAAATTTTAGTCATGGTATATTCGATATTATCCCTATTGATCAAGATCATGGCTATACATCATCCTTAGGTTTTCGCATTGATGATTTTGCGTATTCTACCGATGTGATGCGTTTGGATGAAGAAGCATTAAAGCAATTGGAAGGCATCAAAATTTGGGTTGTTGATTGCATTCGCATGAGTGAGCACCCAACGCATGCATCGTTAGATGTAGCACTTTCTTGGATTGAGCGTATAAAGCCAGAGCATGCTTATTTAACGCATATGAGTGAAGAACTTGATTATAATGCTCTTTCACAGATTTTGCCTAAAAATGTAGCGCCATGTTATGACGGACTTGTTGTTTTTCTTTAA